In Ovis canadensis isolate MfBH-ARS-UI-01 breed Bighorn chromosome 3, ARS-UI_OviCan_v2, whole genome shotgun sequence, one DNA window encodes the following:
- the AVPR1A gene encoding vasopressin V1a receptor isoform X1, giving the protein MDSTRFSGSPSAGPASNSSRWWPLDAGGANTSGDSEALGEDGGPQADTRNEELAKLEIAVLAVIFVVAVLGNSSVLLALHRTPRKTSRMHLFIRHLSLADLAVAFFQVLPQLGWDITYRFRGPDGLCRVVKHMQVFAMFASAYMLVVMTADRYIAVCHPLKTLQQPARRSRLMIAAAWVLSFVLSTPQYFVFSVVEVSNVTKTYDCWANFIQPWGLPAYVTWMTGSVFVAPVVILGTCYGFICYHIWRNVRGKTAGRQGAGAPAEGAGESALYRGVLHARCVSSVKTISRAKIRTVKMTFVIVTAYIVCWAPFFIIQMWSAWDKNFSWVESENPATAIPALLASLNSCCNPWIYMFFSGHLLQDCAQSFPCCQNVKRTFTREGSDSMSRRQTSFTNNRSPTNSMGTWKDSPKSSKSIKFIPVST; this is encoded by the exons ATGGACAGCACGCGATTCTCCGGGAGCCCCAGCGCGGGGCCCGCGAGTAACTCCAGCCGGTGGTGGCCTCTGGACGCGGGAGGTGCCAACACCAGCGGGGACTCGGAGGCGCTCGGGGAAGACGGCGGCCCGCAGGCGGACACGCGCAACGAGGAGCTGGCAAAGCTGGAGATTGCCGTGCTGGCCGTGATTTTCGTGGTGGCCGTGCTGGGTAACAGCAGTGTGCTGCTGGCGCTGCACCGCACGCCTCGCAAGACGTCCCGCATGCACCTCTTCATCCGCCACCTCAGCCTGGCCGACCTGGCCGTCGCCTTCTTCCAGGTGCTGCCCCAGCTGGGCTGGGACATCACCTACCGTTTCCGCGGACCCGACGGGCTGTGCCGCGTGGTGAAGCACATGCAGGTGTTCGCCATGTTCGCCTCGGCCTACATGCTGGTGGTCATGACGGCCGATCGCTACATCGCCGTGTGCCACCCGCTGAAGACTCTGCAGCAGCCCGCGCGCCGCTCTCGCCTCATGATCGCCGCCGCCTGGGTGCTGAGTTTCGTGCTGAGCACCCCGCAGTACTTCGTCTTCTCCGTGGTCGAGGTGAGCAACGTCACCAAGACCTACGACTGCTGGGCCAACTTCATCCAGCCCTGGGGTCTCCCGGCCTACGTGACCTGGATGACCGGCAGCGTGTTCGTGGCGCCCGTGGTCATCCTGGGCACCTGCTACGGTTTCATCTGCTACCACATCTGGCGCAACGTCCGCGGAAAGACAGCGGGGCGCCAGGGCGCGGGCGCCCCCGCCGAGGGCGCGGGAGAAAGCGCCTTGTACCGAGGAGTCCTGCACGCGCGGTGTGTGAGCAGCGTGAAGACCATTTCCCGCGCCAAGATCCGCACCGTGAAAATGACCTTCGTGATCGTGACGGCCTACATCGTTTGCTGGGCGCCCTTCTTCATCATCCAGATGTGGTCTGCCTGGGATAAGAATTTCTCCTGGGTCG AGTCAGAAAACCCAGCCACCGCCATCCCTGCATTACTGGCTTCCTTGAATAGTTGCTGCAACCCCTGGATATACATGTTTTTTAGTGGCCATCTCTTGCAAGACTGTGCCCAAAGCTTCCCATGCTGCCAAAACGTGAAACGAACGTTCACCAGAGAAGGTTCTGACAGTATGAGCCGAAGACAGACTTCCTTCACTAACAACCGAAGCCCCACCAACAGTATGGGAACATGGAAAGACTCGCCTAAATCTTCCAAGTCCATCAAATTCATTCCTGTTTCAACCTGA
- the AVPR1A gene encoding vasopressin V1a receptor isoform X2, which produces MDSTRFSGSPSAGPASNSSRWWPLDAGGANTSGDSEALGEDGGPQADTRNEELAKLEIAVLAVIFVVAVLGNSSVLLALHRTPRKTSRMHLFIRHLSLADLAVAFFQVLPQLGWDITYRFRGPDGLCRVVKHMQVFAMFASAYMLVVMTADRYIAVCHPLKTLQQPARRSRLMIAAAWVLSFVLSTPQYFVFSVVEVSNVTKTYDCWANFIQPWGLPAYVTWMTGSVFVAPVVILGTCYGFICYHIWRNVRGKTAGRQGAGAPAEGAGESALYRGVLHARCVSSVKTISRAKIRTVKMTFVIVTAYIVCWAPFFIIQMWSAWDKNFSWVGRCQDRGGRVRKPSHRHPCITGFLE; this is translated from the exons ATGGACAGCACGCGATTCTCCGGGAGCCCCAGCGCGGGGCCCGCGAGTAACTCCAGCCGGTGGTGGCCTCTGGACGCGGGAGGTGCCAACACCAGCGGGGACTCGGAGGCGCTCGGGGAAGACGGCGGCCCGCAGGCGGACACGCGCAACGAGGAGCTGGCAAAGCTGGAGATTGCCGTGCTGGCCGTGATTTTCGTGGTGGCCGTGCTGGGTAACAGCAGTGTGCTGCTGGCGCTGCACCGCACGCCTCGCAAGACGTCCCGCATGCACCTCTTCATCCGCCACCTCAGCCTGGCCGACCTGGCCGTCGCCTTCTTCCAGGTGCTGCCCCAGCTGGGCTGGGACATCACCTACCGTTTCCGCGGACCCGACGGGCTGTGCCGCGTGGTGAAGCACATGCAGGTGTTCGCCATGTTCGCCTCGGCCTACATGCTGGTGGTCATGACGGCCGATCGCTACATCGCCGTGTGCCACCCGCTGAAGACTCTGCAGCAGCCCGCGCGCCGCTCTCGCCTCATGATCGCCGCCGCCTGGGTGCTGAGTTTCGTGCTGAGCACCCCGCAGTACTTCGTCTTCTCCGTGGTCGAGGTGAGCAACGTCACCAAGACCTACGACTGCTGGGCCAACTTCATCCAGCCCTGGGGTCTCCCGGCCTACGTGACCTGGATGACCGGCAGCGTGTTCGTGGCGCCCGTGGTCATCCTGGGCACCTGCTACGGTTTCATCTGCTACCACATCTGGCGCAACGTCCGCGGAAAGACAGCGGGGCGCCAGGGCGCGGGCGCCCCCGCCGAGGGCGCGGGAGAAAGCGCCTTGTACCGAGGAGTCCTGCACGCGCGGTGTGTGAGCAGCGTGAAGACCATTTCCCGCGCCAAGATCCGCACCGTGAAAATGACCTTCGTGATCGTGACGGCCTACATCGTTTGCTGGGCGCCCTTCTTCATCATCCAGATGTGGTCTGCCTGGGATAAGAATTTCTCCTGGGTCGGTAGGTGTCAGGACCGCGGAGGAAG AGTCAGAAAACCCAGCCACCGCCATCCCTGCATTACTGGCTTCCTTGAATAG